The window TCATTGTTTTCTTGTTTTTCGTTTTTACTATATTCCTGTAACTCTTGCAAGATGTTCAGTTTCTGTTCAAGGATTTCAATCTGTGTTTGCAAGTTTTGAATCATGGCATTCACCAACTGAGGATGAGCACCTTGATTTTTAATTTGACTTTTTAAATCCTTGTATTTCTTATTTAATGCTGCTAAATCCGTTTTAACTGATAGATTATTTTGCTTTGATAATTCATTTATCTTTGCTTTTTTTTCAGTAATATTTATTTGATAATAATTTTCAATTTCAGCAAATGGCTTATTGTTATAAGTTATTTGCTCTAATTGATTTATTTTATCTGTTAGAATTGCACGATCATAAATTAACCATCCTATAACAAGTAGCATTGCAATACTAGCTGCCACCATCCATCCAGGATGTCTATCTTTCTTTTTATTAATTTTTGCTTCTAATTGATCCCAATTCTTATCTAGATCAAAATCTGCTTCAAATTGATTTCTATTATGATTAATAAATTGCTCTAACTTGTCCTTTTTCATAATCTTGTATGAAAGTTTTAATTTTCTTTTTCGCTCTGTGAAATTGTGACTTAGATGTGTTTTCAGATATATCTAAAATTTCAGCAATTTCTTTATGCTCATATCCTTCAAATAAATAAAGGCTGGCCACTGTTCTAAAACCTGATGGAAGGTTTAAAATAGCTTCTTTTACCATGTCCACTCTTAATTCAATATCCTCCCAATCAATATCTTCCTCTTCAACAATACTTTTGTTTTCTAGATCATCCATTAACCATCTGCTTTCTTTTCTTAAATAGTCAAGTGACTGGTTAACTACTATTCTTTTTAACCAAGCTCCAAAAGTGGCTTGGTAATCAAATTGATTAATTTTATAAAATGCTTTGATAAATGCTTCTTGTAAAATGTCTTCGGTGATATTACTATCCCGTAAAATCCTAAATGCTACATTATACATTGATTTAGCATAAAGCATATATAAATCTTTGAAAGCAGCATGACTACCATGCTTACACTTTTCAATTAATTCTTTATGGATATTAATATCTATATTCTCCAATTCTTTTAATTCTGCCCTAATGACTTAATTAAATATAAGTAGTTGCACGGAAAATAATTTTTTTTCAAAAAAAAAAGGCAAGTCCATATGGACTTGCCTTCAAAATCTATTGGAATAACTTATAGTATTAGTCTAGGTACATTACTTTCCTTAATGCTTTGATCGTTCTTTCTTTATTAGGAATAACAGCTTCCAATAAGGTAGGAGCATAAGAAACTGGGACATCTAAACTATTAACACGTAAAATTGGGGCGTCCAAATAATCAAATACAGTTTTTTGAATGTTGAATGCTAAATCTCCTGATATAGAAGCTAATGGCCATGCTTCTTCTACCACTACACACCTATTTGTTTTTTTAACCGATTCAAAGATGGTAGCATAATCAATAGGCCTCACTGTTCTCAAATCAATGACTTCAATAGAATGCCCCTCTTTTTCCATCTCTTCAGCTGCAGCATGAGCTACTTTCATCATTTTACCAAAAGAAATTAACGTAGCATCACTTCCTTCTTTAGTGATTTTAGCTTTTCCAATTTCTTCTAAATATTCTGATTCAGGAACTTCTCCTTTATCACCATACATTAATTCTGATTCCATAAAGATAACGGGATCATCATCTCTAATAGCAGATTTTAAAAGTCCTTTAGCATCGTATGGATTTGAAGGAATTACTACTTTTAAACCTGGAGTATTTGCATACCAGTTTTCAAAGTTTTGCGAATGTTGTGATGCTAATTGACCCGCATTACCTGTTGGACCTCTAAATACCATTGGAACATTAAACTGTCCACCAGACATATTTAGCATTTTTGCTGCTGAATTTATTACCTGATCTATTGCAACCAATGAAAAGTTAAAAGTCATGAATTCAATTATAGGTCTAGTGCCATTCATAGCTGCACCAACACCAATACCGGCAAAACCTAACTCAGTAATAGGAGTATCTATTACTCTTTTAGGGCCGAATTCATCTAACATTCCTTGTGTTACTTTATAGGCACCATTATATTCAGCAACCTCTTCTCCCATAATGAAAACGTTTTCATCACGTCTCATTTCCTCAGACATTGCCTCATTAAGTGCTTCTCTAAACTGAATTTCTCTCATCTATCTTGAAATTTTACAGGGTAAAAATAGTTATTCAACTTTCAATTACCAACTCAATCCTTAGTGTTCATTAACTTTTCTTTTCTATATAAAGTTTAGAATAATTTAAAAGTTAATTAGAAGCTAAAATTTCTGGTAAATCTAAAATTATGTGCAAAAAAAAAGCACTCGCTATTTAGCGAATGCTTTCAAAATTATTTATTAGAAATAATTATTTTAATGCATTTCTGAAAGTTTCATTTGCTGCAAAGTTAGCAAATTCAAGATCAGAAAGTGCTTTTGATTTTAAATCAGCGTCAGCAGCAACTGCATCTTTTAAGTGGCTGATTACATCACCTTCTTTACCTAATCTTGCGCTAGCAACAGCTGCTAAATAATGAGCATGAGCGTGAACACCTTCACCAGAAGTTTTTCCTGCAACTTCTTCTAAAGTGCTTACTGCATTCTCATAATTACCTTGAAGAACTAATGCTAAACCTTTGTTGAACATGTTAACTTCTGAGTCAGCAGTATTTTTAAGTGAAGTAGAAGCTTCGCTGTAGTCACCCATCATGATTTCTAAAGCACCTTTAACGCCCATTAAACCTCTTTCATTTTCGCTGCTTAATGTCATTTCGTTAGCTTTAGTAGCTGCATCATATGCTTTCTCATAGTTTCCTTGCATGGCGTAAGCAGTAGCTAAGTTTGCATAAGCTTCAGCATTTTCTTTCTTCTTATTAGAAATTTCAAATTGAGTAACTGCTTGCTCTACTAATGTAGTCATTTCATTACCATCTGCTTCCATAGCTAATTCTAAGTGAACAGCACCGTAATTGTTGTGAGCAACTGAGCTATTGTCATTTTTCTTGGTAGCAGCTTTGAAAATAGCAGCTTTTTCTTCTAATGAAGGAGTCATGCTAGCAGCATACATTAATTCTTCTAATGAAAGAGTATCAGCAGAAACTTCCTCAGCAGCAATTTGCTTAGCTAAAACAGAAATCTCAGCATCAGTCTTTTTCTCTTTTACTGTTAGAACTTCAGTTTTAGCAGCTCTTAAATCAGGATAGATATCTTTGAATACTTGTTTGTAAGTAGATAATTTTTGTAATCTATCTTCTTTTTCTTCAAAGCTACCAGAACCGTTTACAATTTGAGTATACTCGCTTTTTTGAGCATCAGTAATTCCATCATATTCTGCTAAAGCTTTTTTGAAATCAGTCCAATCTTCAACAACTGGCTTTAATATAAATTCAATTGAATCCGCCATTCCTTTGTAGTCATAACGTCTCATTTGTCTTCTATAGTAATCTTCAATTGCTTTTGCTCTATCTTCAGATAAGTTACTGTTGATTCTTTCTGGACCTTCAGGAGAGTGAGTACCTGTAATAGTTACAGTTCTTGTAACGTTTTTGTCAGCAATGAAAGCATTGAATTTTTTACCTCTATCACTTCTTAATTCAGATGATTTTAGAACTGATCTTCCTTGGTCAAAATAGAAATTAACATTAGTAGGGATTAATTCCTCTTTGTTATTATATCCGTGATCAGCATAAGCAGCATGATAAGACGGCATAACTAATTGAGAAGTTCTGATTAATCCAGTTGCATATGGTTTTCTATCAGTAGAAGCGGATTTTCCATTTTTTTCAATAGTAGCTGTACCTTGCATAACTAGTTCACCATTTACATTCATACCTTCTTCATAGTCGAATGCAAATTCTTTGCTAGTTCTAACAGGCTCAGTATCACTATTAGGGAAATCAGCTTTGACGAAATCAACTGCGTCTAACGCAATTTCTTTATCGCCATATACATAGTAAGGATTTACAGTATAAGTAATTCCATCTTTAAGCATTTTAGACGGTAATTGGAAATCAACCGTAAATGCTACCTCGTCACCGTGAAGTTCAAGAGGATTTGGAGTTACATCGATAGCTTGTTCTTCAGCGGCTTGCATCATCTTATTCAATGCACAACCAGAAAAAGTTAATGTTCCTAAAAGAACAGCTGCGTAAAATAATTGTCTCATTTGATTCATTATTTGATTAAGTTTGGAAGTTAATGCGAAATTATACTTATATTAGAACTATTCCAATGTATTTAGTAAATTTAAGAAAAGATTTTTAATTTTATCGAAATATTAACGTAGCATTTGCTGTAATTGTTTAGTTTAAAGGGATATTATGAAAAAAGTTCAAAAATTCATCGAAAATCAGGCCTTTGGTGTATGCACAAGATTGGGTGAAATGATGGATCTCCCTAGTTCTCACATAAGGATATTTTTTATTTATTCTTCTTTTTTAACATTTGGGTCTCCCATTTTACTTTATTTAGCTTTAGCATTTATACGTGATGTGAGAAAAATGTTAAGAAGAGGACGATCTAAATGGTATTATTAATTTTAATTAATTGAACTACAGGTTCTTAATGGTTCATTTTTTTAAGCATTCTTTATTGAGGTCAAGATTAGCTATTAGTACTATTTTTTTCTGTTATGGCTTAACCTTTGCAAGTTGGGCGGCTCGAATACCAACAATTCAAGAAAACTTTAATCTTTCTGAAGCTCAATTAGGTACTTTATTATTAATGTTACCTATTGGTTCTTTTATTTCATTACCTATTGCGGGAGCTTTAGTTGCCAAATGGAATAGTTTTATAGTCACTCGTTTTGCCATTATTCTTTATCTCCTTTCCTTAGTTATTATCTCGTTTATCGATAATATTTATATGTTAGGGATATTACTATTCTTTTTTGGAGGAATGGGCAATATGGTAAATATAGCGATCAATACTCAAGCAGTAAATCTAGAAAAAGAGTATAACAGAAATATCATGGCAAGCTTTCATGGAATGTGGAGCTTGGCTGGTTTTTTTGGTGCAATCATAGGAGCTTACATGATAGGTGCTGATATTTTGTTACAATATCATTACATAATTATTTTTTCAACTAGTGTAATTGCGGCTATAATAAGTTTTAAGTACTTACTAAACGCAGATGCAGACCAAGATACCGACAAACCCATCTTTGCTATTCCGGATAAGTCACTTTTATTGCTAGGGTTTATCGCATTTTCCTCTATGATGTGTGAAGGGACAATGTTTGATTGGAGTGGCATATATTATAAGGATATAGTGAAAGCTCCTAATGAAATTTTAGGGCTAGCCTATACTTTTTTTATGGTAAGTATGGCGGGGGTTCGGTTTATTGCGGATTACTTCACTAGTAAAGTCGGAGTTAAAAAAGTCATTTTTATTAGCGGTATATTAAATTTTTCCGGTATGTTATTATTAGTTTTAATCCCAGGAAAAATCATTTCATTAGTAGCTTTTTTTATTGTTGGTGCGGGTGTGTCCTCTGTTATTCCTTTATCCTTTAGTTTAGCAGGGAAAACAAAAAAAATGAATTCAGGAGTGGCATTAGCTGCAGTTTCTACTATGGGCTTTTTCGGCTTCTTGATTGGCCCACCTCTAATAGGATATTTAGCTTCATGGTTAAACCTAAGAGCATCATTTTCATTTATTGCCTTAATGGCACTATCAGTAGCTTTACTAGCTACTCAAATTAAAAGCTCTCAAAATTGAGATTACATCATACAGCTTTTAAATTATTCCATTTTTGAAGTCTTGGATTCATAATTTTGAACCATAAAGGAGGAAAATGAGCTAATAAAATCATACTAGGATAACCAGCGGGTAGCTGAGGTGCATTTTCATAATTATCTAATACTTGATATCTTTTTATTGCATTATAATGATGATCTGAATGTCTCTGTAATTGAAATAGAAAGAAGTTACTCATCAGGTGATTTGCATTCCATGAATGGTGAGGTGCCACTCTTTCATATCTGGCTTCATCAATTTTTTTTCTTCTTAAACCATAATGCTCAACATAATTTACTGCTTCAAGTAGAGAAAAGGCTAAAATGCTTTGAGCAAAAAAGAATACAAAGGGTATGATAGTAAAGTAACCAATGTATGCGCTTATAAGGGTTGTAATGAAAGCTGCAAAAATAAAAGGTAAGATAGTGAACCAAATCATTTGATTATGAATGGAGAATCGAGAAATGTTCTTTCTATCTAATCTTTTGTTTTCAATTTTCCATGCACTTAAGTAGCCTTGAGAAATGGATCTCCACCAAAAGGCGTAAAAGTTTTCATTTTCTCTGCTTGTTGCAGGATCTTCGGGTGTTGATACTCTTACATGATGCCCTTTATTATGCTCAATATAAAAATGCATGTAACTTACAGTCATAAGGAGTACCTTACTATAAAATCGCTCTAATTTTGATTTTTTGTGGCCTAGCTCATGAGCCACAGTAATGCCAATACCTCCAGTTGATAATGAAACTGCTATAGTAAAGGTAATCATTTCAAATATGCTTAAGGTATGAGTTGTAACTGACCACATAGCCCAAATTAAAAAAGCAAGTTGGAAATAAGTCCAACAATAGGTAATGAATCGATAATAGAAATCATTGGCAACTTTGCTCACTGCACTTTTAGGTATATTCTTATAATCTTTACCTATTGCAGCATCCAAAACTGGTATAAATGCATATACAAAAATTAAGGTAGATAGGTTTGCAATACCCCCGATGTAAAACCCTGCAATCGTGAAGGATGGGATAATAAATGCACTAAAAAAGCCAATTTTTCTTAACCAATTCATTTTGAGATATTTTCTATCTAAAATAGTAGAAATGAATTAATTAAACAATTAGTAGAATGCTTAATGAATTTTAAATCTTAATATCTGGAGATTAAGAAATCTTTAAATTCTTGTGTATTGAAATTACTCATCCCTTCAGTTTCAAACACAATCTCTCCATTTTTAATAACATAAGAACTAGGTAGTACTCTTGAGCTAAGCTGGTCAAAGCCCTTAACTTCAGTGTAAATAGGCAGGTCATATTCCTTTTTATCCATGAAGCGAATTGCTTTATTAAAATCTTGATCTTTAGAAATCAAAAGAAAAACCACATTTGGATCTGACTTAACTTGTTGATAGAGTTTATTTATATGAGGTAATTCTCCCAAACAAGGTGGACACCAAGTTGCCCAATAGTTGATAAATATGGTTTTATCGGATAGCTCTTCACTATTTATTATCGTCCCATCTGAAGATTTTAATATACCGTTAAAGTTAAAAGTTACAGCCTCTTTCTGG is drawn from Marivirga arenosa and contains these coding sequences:
- a CDS encoding RNA polymerase sigma factor, whose amino-acid sequence is MENIDINIHKELIEKCKHGSHAAFKDLYMLYAKSMYNVAFRILRDSNITEDILQEAFIKAFYKINQFDYQATFGAWLKRIVVNQSLDYLRKESRWLMDDLENKSIVEEEDIDWEDIELRVDMVKEAILNLPSGFRTVASLYLFEGYEHKEIAEILDISENTSKSQFHRAKKKIKTFIQDYEKGQVRAIY
- a CDS encoding pyruvate dehydrogenase complex E1 component subunit beta: MREIQFREALNEAMSEEMRRDENVFIMGEEVAEYNGAYKVTQGMLDEFGPKRVIDTPITELGFAGIGVGAAMNGTRPIIEFMTFNFSLVAIDQVINSAAKMLNMSGGQFNVPMVFRGPTGNAGQLASQHSQNFENWYANTPGLKVVIPSNPYDAKGLLKSAIRDDDPVIFMESELMYGDKGEVPESEYLEEIGKAKITKEGSDATLISFGKMMKVAHAAAEEMEKEGHSIEVIDLRTVRPIDYATIFESVKKTNRCVVVEEAWPLASISGDLAFNIQKTVFDYLDAPILRVNSLDVPVSYAPTLLEAVIPNKERTIKALRKVMYLD
- a CDS encoding tetratricopeptide repeat protein, translating into MRQLFYAAVLLGTLTFSGCALNKMMQAAEEQAIDVTPNPLELHGDEVAFTVDFQLPSKMLKDGITYTVNPYYVYGDKEIALDAVDFVKADFPNSDTEPVRTSKEFAFDYEEGMNVNGELVMQGTATIEKNGKSASTDRKPYATGLIRTSQLVMPSYHAAYADHGYNNKEELIPTNVNFYFDQGRSVLKSSELRSDRGKKFNAFIADKNVTRTVTITGTHSPEGPERINSNLSEDRAKAIEDYYRRQMRRYDYKGMADSIEFILKPVVEDWTDFKKALAEYDGITDAQKSEYTQIVNGSGSFEEKEDRLQKLSTYKQVFKDIYPDLRAAKTEVLTVKEKKTDAEISVLAKQIAAEEVSADTLSLEELMYAASMTPSLEEKAAIFKAATKKNDNSSVAHNNYGAVHLELAMEADGNEMTTLVEQAVTQFEISNKKKENAEAYANLATAYAMQGNYEKAYDAATKANEMTLSSENERGLMGVKGALEIMMGDYSEASTSLKNTADSEVNMFNKGLALVLQGNYENAVSTLEEVAGKTSGEGVHAHAHYLAAVASARLGKEGDVISHLKDAVAADADLKSKALSDLEFANFAANETFRNALK
- a CDS encoding PspC domain-containing protein; the protein is MKKVQKFIENQAFGVCTRLGEMMDLPSSHIRIFFIYSSFLTFGSPILLYLALAFIRDVRKMLRRGRSKWYY
- a CDS encoding MFS transporter, with the protein product MRSRLAISTIFFCYGLTFASWAARIPTIQENFNLSEAQLGTLLLMLPIGSFISLPIAGALVAKWNSFIVTRFAIILYLLSLVIISFIDNIYMLGILLFFFGGMGNMVNIAINTQAVNLEKEYNRNIMASFHGMWSLAGFFGAIIGAYMIGADILLQYHYIIIFSTSVIAAIISFKYLLNADADQDTDKPIFAIPDKSLLLLGFIAFSSMMCEGTMFDWSGIYYKDIVKAPNEILGLAYTFFMVSMAGVRFIADYFTSKVGVKKVIFISGILNFSGMLLLVLIPGKIISLVAFFIVGAGVSSVIPLSFSLAGKTKKMNSGVALAAVSTMGFFGFLIGPPLIGYLASWLNLRASFSFIALMALSVALLATQIKSSQN
- a CDS encoding alkane 1-monooxygenase; this encodes MNWLRKIGFFSAFIIPSFTIAGFYIGGIANLSTLIFVYAFIPVLDAAIGKDYKNIPKSAVSKVANDFYYRFITYCWTYFQLAFLIWAMWSVTTHTLSIFEMITFTIAVSLSTGGIGITVAHELGHKKSKLERFYSKVLLMTVSYMHFYIEHNKGHHVRVSTPEDPATSRENENFYAFWWRSISQGYLSAWKIENKRLDRKNISRFSIHNQMIWFTILPFIFAAFITTLISAYIGYFTIIPFVFFFAQSILAFSLLEAVNYVEHYGLRRKKIDEARYERVAPHHSWNANHLMSNFFLFQLQRHSDHHYNAIKRYQVLDNYENAPQLPAGYPSMILLAHFPPLWFKIMNPRLQKWNNLKAV
- a CDS encoding TlpA family protein disulfide reductase, translating into MTNKKFNWKKELISWAVMIAVFGTLYLTGLHTPVIGKIQSLLLSTHLITPDLDQKEAVTFNFNGILKSSDGTIINSEELSDKTIFINYWATWCPPCLGELPHINKLYQQVKSDPNVVFLLISKDQDFNKAIRFMDKKEYDLPIYTEVKGFDQLSSRVLPSSYVIKNGEIVFETEGMSNFNTQEFKDFLISRY